The region gcttcgcctACCTACGAGGCCACTCCCAAGCCGGTTACAGAGggcagtcaagtcaagtcaagtgggttttattgtcatttcaaccatatacactgtacgaaacgtttcaccgtggctcaagtggtgttacacattaaaaatatataaaaacaaaaattatataaaaacaacattaaataaaaacaacaaaagacagggcATAAGTAGACTTGTAACAGCACTGATTGTTAAGTTAGGTTCACCGTGAGGTGAAGGTAAAATATAAGACAGACTTGAAATCTTGAGATTTGCGtggttgaaatcaccagcaacaaTAAATAGTCCATCCAGATGTGCGCTTTGGAGCTCACTGATAGCtctgtaaagttcagctaaagcattggtagcattagcacttggtgggatgtaaacaccaagtataaacacagccgtgaatTCGCATGGattgtagaatggtcggcatctaACAGTCACAGACTCCACCAGCAGTGAGcagtagttggatacaagcaccgcatttctgcaccagtccacacagcccacctccacgagtcttacctgacagagcagcatctctatctgctcagaaggctagcaggcctggtagctggatagcaGAGTagctgttgttcagccatgtttccacaaaaacaaaaacacagcagtctctgaactcgcgttgggagttttgttgaagttggatgtagtccagtttgttgtctaatgagcggacacttgcaagcaggatggatggaacaggtggccggctagcgttagctttccacctagctcgaacTCCTGCCCTCGTTCCGCGTTTCCGCTTTCTTGCACACCACTTTCGATGTCCCCTTCCCGGGCTAGCGGCATCaagcaacaccgcaggctgaggtgctggtctctgttgcgtagtgtgtcgagtattccgtctgtaataaagtttcctgcatgtTCGCCGATCtttaccaatgtatcccggtggtacacatgtgcgatagtttgaatgcacataattgcaaGGTTGCTGCTGAAGAAGTCTTTGCcagagaaacattttacattctacTGCAGCAGCTGCTCCGGCCGCCTCTTGTTCCTCCATCATCCGCAACTGTTCCTCCACGAGCATAGGATTCACGCACCAGATCTTCAAAATCCCCTTCTGCCATATTATCTTCAAAACTACCTCCCGCCATTGTGGTTAGCCCTACTAAAGTATGAATTAATTACTCAGCTTTCTCCACAGAGCaatagcctgttagcttagcttcaagatTGCTGACACTATTTGGAAATTCTGGGAGTGAGGTCCCACCcgctatgggcgggttgaaaacatgcggaactagCTCTGGCTGTAGTCCCTAGCCTCTGGCGCAGAATgatgatttttgcgtcatcagaggtttttttccagacacacaatacagagatctctcgtctcagggggacatgagggagggaagcacggccattcgaaaatactaccgggtttctactgatacaaagcttaatgctaatcggtgaagtatccctttaagtctGGATGCACCAAACATGAATAACTCCCAAGAGCCGTACGAAGGCTGCCCTCCAGTTCAACCCCATTAACAGGCCTAATGTGGGGTCTTGTCCCAGTACATCTGGAGAGATGTGTGCTTGTATGCAGCAGCAGGAGCCAAGGTTTTAATGGAGAACGGCTCCGCCGGGGAGACAGGTGCAAGGCCACTGGGGGCTGCGTCCTTCCCGTATAtaagagacggagagaggggggaggaggtcAGCTGGACTCGACCATAAAACCTTGAATCTGGTGAGTACTGGACAGGATATGTTGGAAAGGGTGGTCACTGGTCTGTAACTGGTAATGATTTCCAATATTTTCAGAGCTGATTGGCCTGAAGTAAGActtgttttctcttttgctATCATGGTTGCTAattcaaaaaaagagagacttcATTTAAGAGTAAAATGAGTTGAATCAACATGGTGCGTGAAAGGTTGATATGTTAGACTCTTTGGCGAATAGACCATCGCAATGTTAAATTATAAGGGGTATAGAAGCTGTGGAAATACAGGAATATCCActcgatggagtctagacactggtgcaGGTGATGAAGGGATAAAGGAAGCCTGTAGATCTGGATCGAGGTGATGTGAAGCGGGGCTTCTGATAGAGGAACCCTGGGCGCTGGGAATGATGAGAACTGGAggtgaatggggggggggggagcgttGCATCCAtttagcctgaaatgacaactgacagcagcaaagagtagaacagatttaaagtttgaatgcaacGACGCGATAGCTCACGGAGATTGTGGTAAAATGTGGTTGATTTAACTGAAAGAGTAAACACCCACATTCAGCTCATGACAATGCAGCTGATCAGGttgggagagagaggaatgtgaagcatagaagtcttcctgaatgaGCTGAACTTCGTTTTGTTGATGTTGGAGCGCGCCCATGTGTAGGGTTTTGATCCTcggcaggtttgactccgacctgcggccctttgctgcatgtcgttccccatccctctctcctttcgtgtcttcagctgtcctgtggaaatgGGGGCCTGggatgcccaaaaaataatccttaaaaaaaatggtcGTGTTTAAAGTTCGGTGTGTCTCTATAGAGCCTTTGGCCAACGAGAAAAAGCACACGTTCATCTTGATCTGAATGATGGTGTGAAATCAGTAGAAGAGTAGAGGAGGAATGATGAAACCATAGGTGGAAATGCAGCAATGCTCTGCTTTATGTTGAGTAGCGTCACTGGCTGTTTTTCAGTCTCTGCTGCATTCTGCATGCTGTTTACGCAACTAATTCCTTTAAAGTTAACCTGCATACATTTATACCCCCATTTATGTCTCGGCTACTCACACACTGAAAAGTGTCCTCTGAGATCAGCGTGGATAGACATCATTCACCCTCCTGTTGACACAAGTAAAATTAaagatcagttcactactttcattgaatttggggtgttttattcaatattgtagcatatttctgctttttaaactCCAAAATCAGGTATGATTTCATAAagattaggtttattgaccatgaattccaagaaTACGTGTAAAATTAGTGTTTATAATTTGGTCTTAGTGGTGTTTATActggtgggggggaaaaaagtcaaaaaaatgtcaacaaaaaaaacaaaaagtcaacaaagcaccaagaaagcaacaaaaatatatattaaaaaaaaacatggaaaaagtgtaaaaaaaaaagtgacaaaatgacaaaaaagcaacaaaaacatctgaaaaaaaagaaaagaaaatgcggCAAAAACTCTAAAAAGGGAAAAAACTTCAGTGGCGGAAGCATAGAAAAAACAATTTTCTATGCTTCCGGCTGTGGATGGGGACCTGAAATATCCATGACCTACCCAATCCAGCTGTGACTAATCACTTAAACCAGGTAATTGAGGTTGTATTGATTTGGAGTCGGGCAACGTTTGGTGCCAGTGATGATTAACAAGCCTGCCAAGAAAACAAGTCTGCCAAGAAATTATAAAAAGGAACAGCAGACATTTGTTGGAGACTCAGTAATGATGAAAAAGAGGTAGATGTGGAAGGAAGGTCCCTTTATTTAGGCCAAAGTGGCAaatttaaatagaaaaatacTACACAAAAACCACAGGGGAAAAGAAATAAGTCAAAATACTCATGTTGAAGTAACAGTAGAGTTTATTTATGCCTTGTTTCGAATGATTTAAAGgttccatattgtaaaaagtgagatttctgtgtctgttttgattataaagcaggttgaggtgccAAATAAATATTGCAAAAGTATCAAACGTTcaaaagaaatgcacacagcccatattcaaaaactctgcctttaaacgagctgtCAGGACtgctgtacggttgtgatgtcaccaCTGTACTATATGTAGGTAGAAAGTATCGCTGCGGTggcgttacagtcattccccggctgcaatggtGGTGCAGAGACTCCGAAAGCCCGGAATAACTTTTTAAGGAGAGACAGGCGCTAGAACGGAACGTTTCAGAGAGATAGTATGaggaaaataaagtgttttctgaacattaaagcacgtaaacatgttctagcagAAACCCAAAACTCAAAATAAGagtatgaatctgaaaatgagcataatatgggagcttttaataaatgtactttgttcTTGTCACtagagctgcacgatatgagaaaaatatgttattgtgattattttgactggtATTGCGATTGCAATATGACTCACGCTagtggagggaatgatcatttctgtatcattattctcattgaaaaatattaaaataaaaataaaaaaatgtaatgattatggtgtgatttttgcgaggatctgtaccaaagaAAGATgatttctgtagtctgtagggtAGGATTTGTAAgccgggacatctctgcagcaccacaatacttaattcagaatggtttgacacatattttacctttaacaaatattgcacccccctgcgatttggataatccaggggtcttcaacattttttaggccaaggaccccttatctgaagcgttattatggatcccacatAACGTCTAGACAAGCCCCGCcatacgaagcagctcgattggttggggttaggcattgacctcgagtggttaaggttagaatAGATTAGCattgattggtcaggggataggacctgaacaaatcaggttacgttaccttgcgtaggcatggacgcctggccaatagtagtgtgtgaatactattgaagggcgggtcttgtcTAGTTGCGTGGGTTACATAATAAcgcttagctgaaagagaggccgagcagggaccccctacttcatatattgtataaaaattTAGtatgcatattaaactgggacagatggatgaaaatggatttttttttttttttttttacgaataGGCCGATTCATCTTTGcttataatatgttggattcgtGGTAATGGTATTTtaagacatattttaatttaaaaaacaaaaaagctttcaaataatatatatcaaacaataatttggctccccctgcagtaactctgaggacctcctaggggtcacggaccatattgcgatttcgataaaattgcgatgaATTGTGCACCCGTACTTTTCACCTTCGGTTTAACTGTTGAACTGCCTGTTTACTTCTCTCCTGCTGATCTCCAGCCCAGGACACACGTGGAGAACATGGAGGACGACTTCCGGCCGCAGGTGAAGAAGGTGGCTGTGGCCATGGGCGCGTCCCTCACAGAGCAGGACGTGGACCGCATGCCACGGGACATGAGAATGCAAGGTGacaatctgtctgtgtgtgtgtgtgtgtgtgtggatttgaTGAACGAGGAGGCAGTCATGCCGATGATTTCACCGTTCGAGGTCACCTTTTTGTGACTTTCTGCAGGGAACTTCAACTACAGCAGGTTTCTGGAGTACATGAGGCAGTTCAAGACCTCGGAGCAAAGAGAGGAGGCCATCAAGAAGGCCTTCATGATGCTCGACAAAGACAACAGCGGCTACATAGAGTGGAACGAGATCAAGTAGGAGCCCTACTCTCATCCAGGGGCAATTCCAGGATTTTTGAAGTGGGGGGGCACAGGGGGAACCAATAatcatttggggggggggcgcttttatcagaatacagcatagaaaatctgcttagaaatataggaaatattggataggatagaaaaacataatgtaattctgctaaataatacatcacattcattattaatttcacttgttttcattttaaacaaattgtatatcagAATACAACACACATTTTCTAAAGGCTCAGTATGCCACTTTTTGAAAAAACTATttcagtgctggttccatggtatcagaattttggaaagtcatcatggaaacattaattggtcatgtgacaagggctgggaagatctCTCTGATCCGATGGAAATCACAGTTGTCAGATTGATGGGGGGGGACACACACTAGGGACGGCATTGGTGGAGGGGAATCATATTTCAGGGAGGGCTGGTGCCACCCcatgccccccttctagcccacCCCTGCTCACATCTTGCCAACAAATCCaaaattttcattttcagcTTCCCTGAAAACTGAAgatgtaaatatttaaaaacatgtcacaGATATTACATATTTCATTTTAGAAAAAGGCTCAGTAATTCCCTAACACAGTtggtcactgtagttttatcaaacaaatgtcaacaaaagtgtcaaaaagagCGTTAAACGCATTAAAGAAAAGGGTCCAAAGTGTGAAAAAGAGAGATGttaaatgtgtccaaaaaaggTTTGAAAGCTTAAAACAAAGGGTCGAACTCAAACCCTATGTAttattgggtagtttaatttataataaaacaacagATTTTATAAACAACATGTTTCATGTGTAAAagatcttaatgtgtaaagtaactatagtaaagtggcatgaaaagaaaagactcaagtaaagtacaaatacctcaacatttggacttaagttcAGCActagagtaaatgtacttagttacattccaccactgatagtTACTCATGCTATCTGATACAGATTTCTCTGTTCACAGGTACATTCTGTCGACAGTGCCGGCTGCGACCCCGTTCGCTCCCCTCTCTGATGAGGAGGCGGAGGCCGTGATCCAGGCTGTCGACACTGATGGAGACGGACGCATCGACTACAGAGGTGAGGGCGCCCTCTGGTGCACTGGCCTGCTGTCACCACTGAGGCTCAGCAGTTAGTCAGTACAGCAGGCTTTACAAAGCTCAACAGATACATGCAGCAAATAGAAAACGCTGATTTCTCACATTTCTAAAAAGATACGTGAACAGCAAATAAACTCAGCATGGTGCAGCGCTTCTGTGATTATCATGTCAACATATTGCAGTTGGGTTGCAGTTATTTAAATAGATAGTCATGCATTGTTAATTAAGTTAAAGTAAGtattatcaggaaaatgtacttaaagtattaaaagtaaaagtactcaatgccgaaaaatcctcacattttagcaACTGGAAAAGACagttcagctggacttgtaggccgttatattgttatatcgtattttataaactccaTGTGTTCAAAactcttaatgtgtaaagtaactagtaactaaagctgtcagatgaatgtagtggagtaaaaagtacaatatttctctctgaaatgtaacggagtagaagtagaaagtggcatgaaaagaaaagactcaagtacaagtacctcaacatttgtactaaAGTagagtactggagtaaatgtacttagttacattccaccactgctgggaaggaacttgttttggtggaacatgtgtacgttcaaaagtagttttagtcgtgcaacagaaaactcagattggacagatagtctagctagctgtctggatttaccctgcagagatctgaggagcagttaaccatagtcctcacaaatccaccggaggttagaacaccaacacaaagaaagaggaaggggacggacatccggccgagaatgagggacatctggtggaatttccggcagcacctgaactaTCAAGATAGTGCAAACTTTTTATTAGAAAATGCAGCTTCATTAAGTGCCTGATTTCTGTGTGTCCCTCCATGCCTTGCAGAGTTTTCAGACATGGTGAAGATGGAGAAGAAACCGAGAAAGTAGAGGTCGCGTGGTTAATCCGTACTACCGAGGAGATACGAGGAGAGGAAGACGATCTACCCTCCTTAAAGAATGCTCTTCTTCCTTCTAGATCAACACTGTAGGGATTGTGAAGACTGTTATCACTTTGCTAAATGAAAAAGAGCAAACGTTAAGTTTGTTCAAGTTGAAAACATTACTGCTTAATTGGCTCACTGCCTTGTGCCAAAAACACTTAACCTGGATCTGAGTTTGTTTGTCTGCTAAAAAGAAAACTAATGGTACAAGCACACTGTATGTATCACCAAGACACCACCCTGGTTTTAAACAGAACTATAAATAGAAATTCAGAAATCAGTCTTCACTTTTTGTCTGTGCTAATaatacatcacattcattattaatttcacttgttttcattttaaacaaattgtatatccgaatacaacacacattttctatatGCACAGTCtgcccctttttaaaaaacaattacagtgctggttccatggtgtcagaattttggatagtcgtcatggaaacattaattggtcatgtgacaagggctcgGAAGATTGTCAgaaccaagcccccaggaagagcgccatgtctaaaagccaccatgggcttagtggataacggtggtactgcaccccatggcccagaaagacttttcacatagactttgcatggcgaaagaaacgtctatatttcagcggatcaTTTGTTTCGGGgtatatcaacttaccagcccaaacaattaaagggtccttgtttaaaacgtcacgtttttaacatttttaacattcactagaagCGAATCCAGAATTATAAAATTAGGCATGATGAACGTGCATAATGGACGCGAGCAGAGCCGCGGGACAGCGCCTGCccgctcacatgactgttctcccgaggtcatgtagctagctgtaataatggatatagctaatggttgtaattcaccatgtgttctattaatacgtccatggtattatcttatgaagttatgatacatccgagggatgtatgtatgctgtaaagcctgttagctacgtggatgtaacgtcattagcatttcccaaactggcgggctatcggctagctggctagttgctaacatcaggagtagctagcatggctgtattaagatctatagctacatagctagctatatgcctacataacgttactacagacatagtgattacatcgccttggttctctcttatgatacatccgagggtcGTATGCTGTTAagcttgtaacgtggatgagagctgaagccatggatgagctttgttcacgaaactgcaggctaactgctagcgctagttattagctagctagctagctagtagcacgacataattattaaatctccttggttgtctagctaaatacatttattgtttatttagctaagcatgtaaaagatcgggaacaacgaaaacaaTGTTTAACGTAAGTGAATATGttagacaatgaaaacggcgagttcatgagttcgccacttgtaagagacacgagagataagctcatgaacgagcatgttgctaccggttgctaagacaacacaaacaaattgttgctagtgcgcgTGTCCATTGTGACGTTATGGGCCAGCAATGCAGAAGatccgagctccatgtttgctctatgcgcttttgagcactctcattggaacgTACGGGGCTTCCCaccgaacactgtatccagttctcttaatacatccatggtcagaacaggcagccaagggACAGGACTCTGATCCAATGGTAATCACagttgtcagattgacagcactctagcccaatggatgggggggggggggcaatcatGTTTCAGGGGGGGCCAGTGCCTCCCCATGCCCCCTTTCTAGCCCCTCCACTAGTTTGACCCCAAAGTCTGGTCTTTAGTGTGCAGTGCCCCGGCAGGGTTGAAAGTGGTGAGCCAGGGCACGTTTCGGTTGGACTCGGTCACGGTACACATCAGTGTGATCGCTAAATGTGCTTGGGTCTAGTTCTGACCTTACAGATGAACGGGAATTGCAGTCggcgtagtctatatcctcgacgttccacttccgggattgttccgttgccgatggaaattccgccagatttcactcatttaggccgatatcctgctcctcagatctctgcagggtaaatccagacagctagctagactatcggACAATCGTGCTCGGGCATGGTTTAAAGGCAACTGGGCCAAGTGTGAGTACGCCCTAACAAACCAAGAAAGAATCACAAACCCACTGAGATAAAGAGTAAGAGTTtatgttaaaggggtgatagaatgcaaaactgattttaccttgtcatagttgaataacgacagtttggtgggtaaataggacatacatagaacctctgaaaacgggcaaatctcaatgaagtcctccttatttggctctagtctctatctttgtcacgccatttacataggctacaccactgatatgagctcaggtagtcttctgaataggtcgctcagatctcagaaattgtatacattgttcgcCTAccatttcatcactaaattcacttcaaCTATGTAGACGTCAAATATGtgctgttttacgaaaatttatggctaattgcatattttgtccgactgtgtgtcggagttcagcggccggtgctgcctgggttgctaCCTTGCTGCCCGGCCtgtccttcacagaccccggcccgctgtgagctagatggagctccgtcacgccTGGCAGCCCACagtgctccatacccgcgcaaagtcaccgtttctgggttactggactaccaaacgctgctgccctgacagagctccagggcctgcagctcgctgctctccctcccctcttcctgctaaatggccggtgtgtgtgagtgagagcgccgtcagcgagcttgttacgcctgcaatctcttaccacaggttccagttaatcttataatggatatgtgtgttgagttatttaaaaacgattggggaaataaacgcctcttgtccgcgagtctcattgatagagcctgcagTGAaatggatggagctctatcaatgagagctagctagcctcctcctaacgagacctttgaaattcacaaaaatgcattaaattgaaattggacaaaagtgttagctaagctttgtaagaccttacggtagctgtgatatacatgccgtgcc is a window of Sander vitreus isolate 19-12246 chromosome 21, sanVit1, whole genome shotgun sequence DNA encoding:
- the LOC144536192 gene encoding parvalbumin-like EF-hand-containing protein — encoded protein: MEDDFRPQVKKVAVAMGASLTEQDVDRMPRDMRMQGNFNYSRFLEYMRQFKTSEQREEAIKKAFMMLDKDNSGYIEWNEIKYILSTVPAATPFAPLSDEEAEAVIQAVDTDGDGRIDYREFSDMVKMEKKPRK